TTTATAGTAGCACATCAAAGAAGTAGGATTTATAATGacctatttaataaataattagaaGACAAATAGGTTGGTAGCAAAGCAAAGGATGAGAAAACAGGATACTAGTCCCTAGTGtaacaaaatcaaaacattacCATTGTCACCATTGTCAGAGTAATCTCTTTCACTTTCTATCTTTGTCTGTTTGCTGTCTGGTTCATCTCCACTTTGGGAATGCTTCCGTTTGCGTAATCCACTTTCAAAATCTGAATGCCCACCAAAACGACCACGGAATGGTCTCCTCTTTGgctagaaagaaaaaagagagcaatACATGCTTGGCCAGTTTGTCAGCACCTGCCAGGAACCCCAGAATGCATTAGTTTCCTGCTATAAATGTCCTCTTCAACAAAAATACATTTCATGCATTTCCTTAGTAAAGAATATAGCCCAACCCATGCACCCAAGGAACACCCATTTTTCGCTACCTCACAAGCAGGCATTTTTTCAAGCATTTCATCTTAGttccaataaaacaaaaacatcactATTCTGTCAATATCACTTCCAATTATTgcaatgaaaaatataaataaataaataaatggtgttaTATTAAACATCCTACATAAAAATAAGACCATCTTGTTGTTAATCACTGAACCAATCTGACGATTTACAACTACTGAAACAGCTATAAATGTAAGAGTTCCTAAGGTTAGTGGCTAAACTTACTCTGCCACGTGATCTGTTGAAGCCATAGGGCATGTTCCCAGGAAACCTTCCCATTCCCATTCCTTGCATTCCCATCATGCCGTAATCATAATCCCCATAGTTGCCATAGTCTCCATAGTCTCCATAATCACCATAATCTCTATACTCTGGGACGAGTGCTTGGGAAAATAGTGATGGAGGCCGGTTGGGTCCAGGCCCTTCCATGTTCCTTCCACCCATGTAATTCATCTCATTCCATTGTGCAGACATCCGTTCTGTACTTGATGGCATGAAGTGGTCACGATTGAAAGTGTTTAGGTGCCCTCGATTCTGGGCCCTCCCTCTGGCAAAGCCATAGTTGTTTCCTCTGTTGCGGGGCTGATCTCTGCGGTCACCAACATTATCATAGCGGCCTCCAAAGGAATCATTCCGATCTGATCCAACTTCATTATAGTCATAGGTGGTTCTGTACAGGTCACGATCAGGCACTGATGCTCTAGAGTCATAGGACTCATAAGACTCAAATCTGAAAGAGCTGTATTACAAGCAAAGAATTCAGTCAGTAGTTATAGAGGACTTGACAGGTAGTCTGAACAGACTTGGCACAGATAAAACCTATGCTGGAGGCCCTCTGAAAGTTTATTTGCTTCTCTACAAAGAAAGGGAAATAACTTAAGTGGTggagtacatgctttgcatgcagaaggttccaaagtttggcatctccaggtaaaaaaATACAAGTAACAGCACTGAGAATGACCTTTACCAaagagcctggagagctgctcctATTCAGAgaagacaacactgaactagatagatCAAGCATCTGACCCTGCATAAAACAGCTTTATATGTTCACTGTACTGGAATAAGGAGCAACACATTCTACAACAGAAGTAGAAGAAAACAACAGCCTTGTTAGACAGTCAGGGACCCTTAAAAATTATGCAAGTCATATAGCATGTATTTTCTATGTGGTTTCAAGGCACTATTATGAAAACCCTGTTTGAAAATCTCTTGTGGCACACATCTGATAGCTGATGCCTCAACAAGAGAAGGCAGCAGACCTTCTCTTCAACAGGTTGCCTTCTCTTGCATGAAAGCTTTGTCATCAGAAACTATAGCATTTGTTTAACGGTACCAATGTTAAGCTACCAACTACATATCAAGTAATGAATATTGTTCTATCAATTCTTGTTTTTAATGAATTAAAGTTCAATTGAGAACTAGAAATACATTTTTCAGAGATGAGAATTTTTACTTTACCTTCCCTGATCTTCCATGCCTTCCCCAGGACCACCGCTGCCTTCCTTTGACAGCATATCCAGACGCTGGTTTATTTTTGATATAATGGAGTCAGAGTTTTCTGTGCCCACTGCCCCAGTACTGTAATTTACAACTGGCATTCGAGAGCCCATCTCATCACTCATTGTCATGTCGGTAGTTTTAGAAGTGTCCCAGGTAGTTGCAGCAACACTGGCAGTATCATAATTGTATGGGGCAGGTGTAGTAGAGCTACTGGTTTGGGCACTGTAATAATCATAGCCTTCatagcctggaaaaaaggaaataCAATAGTACAGTAAAAAGGGGGGCTCTGAGTTTCAAGTGTCGATCTTATCTATGGAAACCGTCACCAAAGCCAACACTCATACACACTTGAAAAACACTTTCAGATACAAACATTAATAGGCCATCACTGTCCACTGCCACAAGACCAATGAAGagttattatattataataaataataataaataataataataattattgttattatttaattatttatttatttatgccccgcccatctggctgggtttccccagctactctgggcggcttacaacagaaaaatgaaataaaataatctattaaacattaaaagcctccttaaacagggctgcattcagatgtcttctaaaattttggtagctatttttctctttgacatctgatgggagggcgttccacagggcgggcgccaccacagagaaggccctctgcctggttccctgcaacttggcttctcgcaacgagggaactgccagaaggccctcggtactggaactcagtgtccgggatgaatgatgggtgtggagacactccttcaggtatactggaccgaggccatttagggctttaaaggtcagcaccaacactttgaactgtgctcggaaacgtactgggagccaatgtaggtctttcaagaccggtgttatgtggtcttggcggccactcccagtcaccagtctagctgccgcattctggattagttgtagtttctggatcaccttcaaaggtagccccacatagagcgcattgcagtagtccaagcgggagataactagagcatgcaccactctggcgagacagcctgcaggcaggtagggtctcagcctgcgtaccagatggagctgatagacagctgccctggacacataattgacctgcgcctccatggacagctgtgagtccaaaatgactcccaggctgcgtacctggtccttcaggggcacagttaccccattcaggaccagggagtcctccacacctgcccgcctcctgttccccacaaacagtacttctgtcttgtcaggattcaacctcaatctgttagccgccatccatccttcaaccgcctccaggcactcacacaggaccttcactggttctgattgaaagagaggtagagctgggtatcatccgcatactgatgaacacccagcccaaaccccctgatgatctctcccagcggccgcatgtagatgttaaaaagcatgggggagaggacagagccctgaggcaccccactagtgagagcccaggggtccgaacactcatccccccccaccactttctgaacacggcccaggaagaaggagcggaaccactgtatgacagtcccgcccagctcccaacccctctagacggtccagaaggatgttatggtcgatggtgtcaaaagccgctgagagatccagcagaactaggaaagagCTATCAACTTTGTCCCTAGCCAGccgaagatcatcaaccagtgtgaccaaggcagtttcagtcccatgatgaggcctaaatcctgactggaagggatccaaatagtCCACTTCtcccaggcgtgcctggagttgttcagcaaccacttgctcaatcaccttgcccaagaatggaagatttgagactgggcgatagttggccgtatctaaagatgtttttttaagaagcgg
Above is a window of Zootoca vivipara chromosome 2, rZooViv1.1, whole genome shotgun sequence DNA encoding:
- the AKAP8 gene encoding A-kinase anchor protein 8 isoform X3 produces the protein MDQGYGYSSWGTEATSTQGGYSTNPASWQGYEGYDYYSAQTSSSTTPAPYNYDTASVAATTWDTSKTTDMTMSDEMGSRMPVVNYSTGAVGTENSDSIISKINQRLDMLSKEGSGGPGEGMEDQGSSFRFESYESYDSRASVPDRDLYRTTYDYNEVGSDRNDSFGGRYDNVGDRRDQPRNRGNNYGFARGRAQNRGHLNTFNRDHFMPSSTERMSAQWNEMNYMGGRNMEGPGPNRPPSLFSQALVPEYRDYGDYGDYGDYGNYGDYDYGMMGMQGMGMGRFPGNMPYGFNRSRGRPKRRPFRGRFGGHSDFESGLRKRKHSQSGDEPDSKQTKIESERDYSDNGDNDNGEGEDKSGDERDKGEHERSNEDLKRKASGDGIDDDESKQRKEKQRQRDRMRDRAMDRIQFACSVCKFRSFDDEEMEKHLQSKFHKEVLQYIGTKLPDKTVEFLQKYIVNRNKKIGKRRQELTEKDGTKQKPDPFKGIGQEHFFKKIDAAHCMACDMLIPAQHHLLQRHLRSVDHNRNRRMAAEHFKKASFHVAKSVLNSKHIVKMLEKYLKGPQVPQQHLMINSIKGCRQV